A stretch of the Musa acuminata AAA Group cultivar baxijiao unplaced genomic scaffold, Cavendish_Baxijiao_AAA HiC_scaffold_749, whole genome shotgun sequence genome encodes the following:
- the LOC135663712 gene encoding DNA repair protein recA homolog 3, mitochondrial-like has protein sequence MARLLRSASLKRAFFSSEKYGPEIRGANIQFYNFSSKGKSKSKPVRTETGENDLSKKDLALQQALDQILTSYGKGSIMWLGRSAAPKEVPVVSTGSFTLDMALGIGGLPKGRVVEIYGPEASGKTTLALHVIAEAQKNGGYCAFIDAEHSLDPALAKVIGVNTDNFLLSQPDCGEQALSLVDTLVRSGSVDVVVVDSVAALVPKTELDGEMGDSHVALQARLMSQALRKLTHSLSQSQTLLLFINQVRATMKTFGFGGSTEVTSGGNALKFYSSVRLNVRKFGLVKKGDETLGSNVLVNIVKNKHAPPFKTAHFELEFGKGISRESEMVELGCKHDFITKRGAVYGFDGKSFRGKEALKRYLMENEGVQEELTMKLREKLWNNNADKEGGTLDGASDAADDTVAIV, from the exons ATGGCGAGGCTTCTCCGGTCCGCTTCTTTAAAGCGAGCCTTCTTTAGCTCAGAG AAATATGGGCCAGAAATCAGGGGAGCTAATATCCAATTCTACAACTTTTCTAGTAAAG GAAAAAGTAAATCGAAGCCAGTCAGAACTGAAACTGGTGAAAATGACCTGTCGAAGAAAGATCTGGCTTTACAGCAAGCCTTGGACCAGATTTTAACTTCGTATGGAAAAGGCTCGATCATGTGGCTTGGCCGTTCTGCTGCTCCTAAAGAAGTTCCTGTTGTGTCTACAGGATCTTTTACATTGGATATGGCATTGGGAATTGGAGGTCTTCCGAAG GGCCGTGTTGTGGAGATATATGGTCCAGAAGCTTCTGGAAAAACTACACTTGCTCTTCATGTTATTGCAGAAGCACAGAAGAACGGAG GTTACTGTGCTTTCATAGATGCAGAGCATTCTCTGGATCCAGCATTGGCAAAGGTTATTGGTGTTAACACtgataattttcttctttcaCAGCCAGATTGTGGTGAGCAGGCACTTAGTCTCGTCGATACTCTAGTTAGGAGTGGCTCGGTTGATGTTGTGGTTGTAGACAGT GTGGCCGCCCTTGTACCTAAAACTGAACTTGATGGTGAAATGGGAGATTCCCATGTGGCACTCCAAGCAAGGTTGATGAGCCAAGCTCTTCGCAAGTTGACCCATTCACTTTCCCAGTCGCAGACACTCTTGTTATTTATTAATCAG GTTAGAGCAACTatgaagacatttggatttggtgGGTCAACAGAAGTGACCTCTGGCGGCAATGCCTTAAAGTTCTATTCATCTGTTCGCCTTAATGTCAGAAAATTTGGCTTGGTTAAAAAAGGCGACGAG ACTCTGGGGAGCAATGTCCTGGTGAATATTGTGAAGAATAAACATGCCCCTCCATTTAAGACAGCACATTTTGAGCTCGAGTTTGGCAAGGGGATCTCCCGTGAGTCAGAGATGGTAGAACTAGGTTGCAAGCATGACTTTATTACAAAACGTGGTGCTGTCTATGGTTTTGACGGAAAGAGCTTCCGTGGAAAAGAGGCCCTTAAACGCTATCTCATGGAGAATGAGGGGGTCCAAGAAGAACTAACGATGAAGCTGAGGGAGAAATTATGGAACAACAATGCTGATAAGGAGGGCGGCACCCTAGATGGAGCATCTGATGCAGCAGATGACACTGTTGCCATTGTATGA